From one Lolium rigidum isolate FL_2022 chromosome 4, APGP_CSIRO_Lrig_0.1, whole genome shotgun sequence genomic stretch:
- the LOC124708104 gene encoding Bowman-Birk type proteinase inhibitor B5-like: MKNTKLVAILVLQAVLVMGILSHVNAQFPKCCDNCRFFSGAVVCDDAGPQCREGCVNCRVVQATPPMTFRCADARGDDGTPCPPCNK; the protein is encoded by the exons atgaagaacaccaagctcGTGGCGATCCTTGTTCTCCAGGCCGTCCTGGTCATGGGAATCCTCTCCCACGTGAACG CCCAATTCCCCAAGTGCTGCGACAACTGCAGGTTCTTCTCCGGGGCGGTAGTCTGTGACGACGCAGGTCCCCAGTGCCGCGAAGGCTGCGTGAACTGCCGCGTGGTGCAGGCGACCCCTCCGATGACGTTCCGGTGCGCGGACgcgcgcggcgacgacggcacGCCATGCCCGCCCTGCAACAAGTAG